The window AGCTAGAATAGGCCAATGTGTAATGACCTGTCCCACGACATCGGCCTTCGACGGCCTCCCCAAGGCAAAAAGGAGGTTGAAGATCGGGAAGGCCCTTAGCCTCTTCGGCGACGGATTCCAAGAGATGGCAACTCTCTACGACAGGAGGGTTTGGAGAATACCTGTGATGGAGGGGGAGTTCATAGTAGAGGACAGATTCGGGACTATGAGGGCCGTCGCAGGCGGGGCCTTCCTTATAATGGCAAAAGACAAAAAAACTGGCCTAGAGGCAGCTGAGGCAGCAGTAAGTGCCATTAGCGAGAAGGCAAGGTATGTAACTCTTCCCTTCCCTGGAGGGGTATGCCGCTCTGGATCGAAGACGGGCTCAATGAAGTATAAGCTCCCAGCCTCGACAAACCACCCCTTCTGCCCAACCCTTAAGGGGTCCTTGACCGAGTCCAAGGTTCCAGAGGGGGTTAACTCTATCTATGAGATAGTGGTCAACGGCTTGGATCAAGAGGTCGTAAAAAGGGGTATGAAAGAGGGCATAAATGCGGCGGTTGAGGTTCCAGGGGTTCTCAGAATTTCGGCTGTGAACTTCGGGGGAAAACTCGGACAATATAAGGCCTACCTGAAGGAAATCTTAGAACAAACTTAATTTTATTTGGTCGCAAAAACTAACCAGCTTTTCGTTTTAATATTCTTATAAGCTCTTTACATTTATCTGCATATTCGCAGTATTCAAGGCAAAGGGCTTCTTTCTCGGGTGGCCTCCACTCCGAGCCGCAGTTGAGGCAGACCCCCACCTCCTCATCACTCCAGATCTCGACATCTCCACCGCAGATTTGGCACTTTGTATAGGTTACCGTCGACCTGACGTACTTATCTACACCTGGACAATTTTGTGGGGTAACCCTCTTCTTATCCAATTATTCTCACCTTCCTATCAGTTACCTGTGAACATGATCCCTTTAACCTTTAGTATATATCTCTTAAACATCCCCTCGTTCCTTTATTCTATTTGAAAGGAGTTCTCCAATCTCATCTATTTTCTTTTGATCCTTCTGAGTCGGTGGGCCTCTTACTTCCAAGGATGCGACCACTTCAAGCCTGGCGGCCTTCAAAGCCTCCACCGCCTGTTTAACTCCTCCACCGCTCCAATTGTAGGATCCTAAGGCCACACTATATCTGGCTGGTGGGCGGAGAGCCCTTATGAGGGATACCGTATAGGCAGTCATTGGGTGCATCCCTCCGAGTACAGTTGGTGTCCCCAGAACTATGCCGCGAGAGTCGACCAGATCGCCGGCGATCTCCCCGAGGTCGCTATTGGCTATGTTGTAGATGTTAACCTCCACTCCTCTGGAGAGGAGGGCTGTGGCTATGGATTTGATCATAGCCTCGGTCGAGCCCCACATGCTCACATAGAGGATGAGAACCTTCTCCTTAGTTTCTCCTCGGGTCCATTTCCAATAAGCTTCCATTATCCTCTCAGGTTCTCTATAAATGGGTCCATGGCTTGGGGCTATTATCTCGATATCCAATCCCTTCAGCTTCTCCATCGCTCTCCTGCCCATCTCTCTGAAGGGCATCATTATCTCCCCGAAGTACTTCTTAGCAAAGGGTATGATCTCCTCTGAGGCGTCGTATAGGCCGTATGCCGTGTGGGAGCCGAAGAAGTCGCATGGGAAGAGGAGCCTATTCTCCTCTAGGTATGTAAACATCGTCTCGGGCCAGTGGAGCCACGGGGCCTCTAGAAACCTAAGGGTCTTCCCGCCGAGATCCAATCTGTCCCCATCTTTCACCTTCATCACCCTCTCCTCGGGCACATTATAATAATGCTTAGCCATCTCAGCGCCCTTCTCCGTCGCGATGAGGCTTGCGTCACATAACTTCATTATATATGGAATTGCCCCTGCGTGGTCCGGCTCTGCATGGTTCATCACCACATAATCGAGCTCCCCTATCCCGATGACCTCCTCTATCCGCCCTAAAAGCTCCTCCTCGAACCCCGGATTGACGGTGTCTATAAGGGCATTCCTCTTACCCTTGACCAGGTATGAGTTGTATGAGGTCCCCTTCGGTAGGGGGATGAGAGCGTCGAATATCCTCCTATTGTAATCTTTGACACCTACAAAGTAGACCTTATCAGACACTTCAGGCGTGTAAAACATCTCCATCCTTAACTATATCCGAAGATAAAAATATTGTGAAAAAGGTTAACACCAAAGAAGGTTAGGAGAAAGTTA is drawn from Candidatus Bathyarchaeota archaeon and contains these coding sequences:
- a CDS encoding FprA family A-type flavoprotein, whose product is MEMFYTPEVSDKVYFVGVKDYNRRIFDALIPLPKGTSYNSYLVKGKRNALIDTVNPGFEEELLGRIEEVIGIGELDYVVMNHAEPDHAGAIPYIMKLCDASLIATEKGAEMAKHYYNVPEERVMKVKDGDRLDLGGKTLRFLEAPWLHWPETMFTYLEENRLLFPCDFFGSHTAYGLYDASEEIIPFAKKYFGEIMMPFREMGRRAMEKLKGLDIEIIAPSHGPIYREPERIMEAYWKWTRGETKEKVLILYVSMWGSTEAMIKSIATALLSRGVEVNIYNIANSDLGEIAGDLVDSRGIVLGTPTVLGGMHPMTAYTVSLIRALRPPARYSVALGSYNWSGGGVKQAVEALKAARLEVVASLEVRGPPTQKDQKKIDEIGELLSNRIKERGDV
- the fhcD gene encoding formylmethanofuran--tetrahydromethanopterin N-formyltransferase, whose amino-acid sequence is MFNYRGVEVEDTFAEMFPMWVGRVLITADSEKWALTAARNATGFASSIIMSPAEAGIEGLLPREETPDGRPGAMIQIYHRDRGSLKQQLIARIGQCVMTCPTTSAFDGLPKAKRRLKIGKALSLFGDGFQEMATLYDRRVWRIPVMEGEFIVEDRFGTMRAVAGGAFLIMAKDKKTGLEAAEAAVSAISEKARYVTLPFPGGVCRSGSKTGSMKYKLPASTNHPFCPTLKGSLTESKVPEGVNSIYEIVVNGLDQEVVKRGMKEGINAAVEVPGVLRISAVNFGGKLGQYKAYLKEILEQT